TTTTTATCCGCATTGGCCTTAAGTGCCTGTGCGGCAACCCATCAGGAAGAATATTTGGTATCGGCTTATGACAGCAAAGGACATTTGCTCAACAAGCGCGTGCAATTGGGCAGCAATAAAGCAGGCGTGCCGCTTGCGCAGGATACTTTGTGCAAAATACACCCAAGAGCGGTTATCCGCGTACATACCAAGTGGAATAAACGGTTGGCCGAGGATTTCAAACCTTATTCGTGCGGTTTGAAGAAAGAGCTCTGAAAAACGCGCGGTAATTTGCCGACAGCTTTCGGGTTGCCTGCCGGTTTGCGGCGTCAAACCCGATTTTCAGAAATTTCAGGCCATCAGGCCGTCTGAACGAAGCTTATATTTTTCAGACGGCACAACACAGATTAAAGAGAAAAGGATTCAATATGTCTCAATTTGATGTAGTCGTTATCGGTGCCGGCCCTGGCGGTTATATTGCCGCTATCCGTGCCGCTCAACTGGGCTTGAAAACCGCCTGTATCGATGCGGGCGTAAACAAAGCGGGTGATGCGCCGGCTTTGGGCGGCACCTGTTTAAACGTAGGCTGCATTCCTTCCAAAGCTTTGCTGCAGTCTTCAGAACATTTCCATGCCGCACAACATGATTTTGCCGAACACGGCATTACTGTCGGCAATGTGAAATTCAACGCAGCCAAAATGATCGAGCGTAAAGACACCATTGTTACCAAGCTGACGGGCGGAATCAAATTCCTGTTTCACAAAAACAAAGTCGAAAGCCTGTTTGGCAAAGGTTCTTTGAAAGGCCGCAACGGTGATTTGTGGCAGGTTGAAGTGGACAACAAAGGCGAAAAAAGCCTGATAGAAGCCAAAAACGTGATTATCGCTACCGGCTCCGTGCCGAGGCCGCTGCCGTTGGTCGATATCGACAATGTAAACGTGTTGGACAACGAAGGCGCATTGAACCTGACTGCGGTGCCGAAAAAGCTGGGGGTGATCGGCTCGGGCGTAATCGGTTTGGAAATGGGGTCGGTATGGAAGCGTGTCGGCTCCGAAGTAACGATTCTTGAGGCCATGCCCACATTCTTAGCGGCTGCCGACCAGCAAATCGCCAAAGAAGCGTTCAAGATTTTCACCAAAGAACAGGGTTTGGTGATTGAGCTGGGCGTGAAGTTGAACGAAATCAAAAACAGCAAAAAAGGCGTTACCGTTGCCTATGAAGCAGGCGGTCAGGCCAAAGAAGAAACGTTCGACAAACTGATTGTTTCCATCGGGCGCATTCCGAACACCGAAGGCCTGAATGCCGAAGCGGCGGGTTTGGAAAAAGACGGGCGCGGCTTTATTAAGGTGGATGATGAATGCCGCACCAACCTGCCCAACGTTTGGGCGATTGGCGATGTGGTACGCGGCCCGATGCTGGCACACAAAGCCAGTGATGAAGGCGTTGCCGTGGCCGAACGCATTGCAGGCCAAAAGCCGCATTTGGATTTCAACACGATTCCGTTTGTGATTTACACAGATCCTGAAATCGCATGGGTGGGCAAAACCGAAGAGCAGTTGAAAGCAGAAGGCGCAAACTATAAAAAAGGCACTTCGGGCTTTGCCGCCAACGGCCGGGCTTTAGGTTTGGGTAAAGCCAAGGGCATGGTCAAAGTGTTGGCAGATGCCGAAACCGACCGTATTCTCGGCGTGCACATGATAGGCCCGATGGTGAGCGAACTGGTGGCCGAAGGCGTTACCGGCCTTGAATTCAAGGCCAGCAGCGAAGACATTGCCCGCATTGTTCACGCCCATCCGACTTTGTCGGAGGTGTTGCACGAAGCTTCTTTGGCGGTGGACAAACGCGCCCTTCACGGCTGATGCAGCGGTGTCTGCCGATTTTCAGGCATGGCTTGAGGCCGTCTGAAATGCTGCATGCAGGCTGTATTCCGGTTGCCGAAACCATATTTCGCCACGCATCATACTCGGGTTTTACCCGAGTATTTTTATGGCAAAGCACATGCCGGAACAACGCAGAAGAGCCGGGGTGGCAAACCGCAAGCAATATGTGGATTCACCGGCTCCGTTACGGCGTTGCCGCTCCTTACCGTATTGCCTTTATTGCCGGCGGCTTGCTGCTTTGCGCCGGAAATGCACGAATCCGCCACTGATTAACAGGCAGCAAGGGAGCGGCCACCGCCGCTTCAGCGGCTTGCCAAACACTCTCTTTGAGCGGGGGGCGGCCAAGCTGTGTCGGTTTACATTTAGCCCATTACATCGATACCGCAATGAGGTCATCAATTTGCTGTACGGGAATAACGGCAGCCATCTGTTTCAGACGGCCTAAAACCGATTTTGCAAGGGTTTCGGTTATAATATAACCAATCTCTTTAAGGTAAAGGCCGTCTGAAAGCCCGTCTATGACCACGAAACAGAAAATCCTTACCCAAGCCAAGCAAGACGGCGTGCAGGTAACTGCATTGCGCGAACAGGTGTTGGACATCATCTTGCAGCAAACCGGCGTGATTAAAGCCTATAACGTGCTTTCGCAAATGCAGCAGCAGAGTGACGGTGCAGTTGCCCCACCCACTGCTTACCGCGCTTTAGACTTTTGGGCTGAGCAGGGCGTTTTGCACAAAGTAGCAGCCGTAAACGGTTATGTGTTGTGCAGTCATGCCCGGCACGACTGCAGCGCCTGTTGCAGCGAACACGGCGAAGCCGCCCACCAAAGCGCCTTTATTCTGGTGTGCACCGAATGCGGCGCAGTGGATGAGCAAACGCTCAGCCGCGAATGGTCGGCTCTGCGGGCGGGCGTGGCTGCCGGTGGCTTTGCCTTGAAAGAAGAACACGTTGTTTTAACAGGAACCTGCAAAAAATGCCAGCAAACAAAACCAAAGTACACCTAATCTCGGGCTTTTTGGGCACCGGCAAAACCACCGCCATCAAAAGCCTGATGGAGCAAAAAGACCCCGGCGAAAAATGGGTGATTATCGTGAACGAGTTCGGCGAAATCGGCATTGACGGTGCCGTGCTGAGCGATAACGGCATTCCTGTGGCCGAAATTGCCGGCGGCTGCCTGTGTTGCACTGCCGGCGCACAATTGGGCGCGACCGTGCAGAAAATGCTGCGCGATGCCAAACCCGACCGCTTGGTGATAGAAGCCAGCGGCCTGGCACACGCCGCCAGCGTGATTGACGATTTAAAAGTCAAACCGCTGCGGGAGCAACTCGAAATTGCGGCTGTGTTTACCGTGGTCGATCCGCGCCAGTTTGTGAACCCCGATTATGCGCAGCAGGCGCTTTATAAAGACCAAATCGGCGTGTGCGATGTGTTGGTGGCAAGCAAAACCGATTTGTGTACTCCAGAAGAATTGGCGCAGTTCCGTGAGCAAGCCGCCAAGCTGTTTCCGCCCAAAGCCAAAGTGGCGGAAGTGGAAAACGCCCGCATGGAAATCGCCTGGCTTGATATTCCCGTTATCGAAAAACCGCGCTACCGCCTCAAAGGGCTGTCCGACAACACCATGGGTTTTCAGTCGCAAGGCTTTACCTTTCCCGCAGGGAAAAATTTCGATGGTGAGAAACTCACCGATTTCTTTAACGGCTTACCCCGGTTTGCCGAAGGTTTGGTGCGTGCCAAAGGCGTATTTCAGGTGATGGACACTTGGGTGTGGCTCAACTGGGTAGACGGCAAATGGGGTGCCAGCCAGGTTTCATGGCGGCGCGACAGCCGGTTTGAACTGATTGCCAAATCGTTTGATGCCGACTTAATCGAAAAAAAGCTGGGCAACGCGCTGGAATAGGCATTGAATCTGCCTGATGCGGCACCTGAAAAGGCCGTCTGAAGAAAAGCGGCACGCCATGAGTTTATCCTGCTGTGCAGCAGTATTGCCGTGCTTTTAGTGCGCGCATACCGCGTATATTGTCTGCGGCTTGCCGGTTGCGTAACAAAAACATGCAAACCCGCTAAACCATCCCCGGGGCAGAGGCCGGGGATAGCGTATTGACAGGCGGGCAGGGCGATAATTATAGTAGTAAGGCATCCAAAAACATACGTTCCCCCGAAAACCCTTGAATCCAATAGAGAAGGAGACTGCAAATGGCAATTTTTGAGTTGAAAAAAAGCGATTCCGGCGAATTTCATTTTAATTTTGTCGGCGATAACGATAAAACCATTCTGCGCAGCGAGCAATACACCAGTAAGGCTTCGGCGCAAAACGGCATCGAATCCGTGCGCAACAATGCAGGCAACGATGCGCGCTACGAGTTGAAAACCAGCACTTCGGGCAAACTCTATTTCAATCTGAAAGCCGCCAACGGCCAGATTATCGGCACCAGCATGATGTATGCCGATGAAGCCGGCCGTGAGGCTGCCGTTGCCGGCCTGAAAAGCAGTGCCGCACAGGCGGGCGTGGTGGAAGGTTGAGAACCACAAGGGCTGCCCGGCCAACTTTTAAGAGAGTTAATTTTAAGAGCGTTAATAAGCGGCAAGCGCGCAGGCGGATTATCGGCGATTGGAGCGGCGGCGGTTTGACTGATTATTTCAACCTGTTGAAGTAAAACAGACAATTATCAGCAGAATCTCCATATTCCGCCTGCCTGCAACAGCAATGAATCAGGCCGCAGAGAGCGTTCGGCGGGGCTTCCAAACATTTTGATTTCGGTTTTTTCAGACGGCCCTTTCAAGACCGTCTGAACATATTATCCGGGCAAAGCAGGTTTGTCTGTTTTACGCACCAACAATATAAAAACGGCCGCCCGCCCGTTGAACCTTAGAATTCTGCTGCCCAACCGGCCGCCGCCCGACAGCAAACCGCATGTTTACCGGAATCGGATAACTATGCGGTTTTTCTTTCAGGCGGCCGGCACACTTGCCATTGAAAACGGGGTGGCTGCTGTTTCCATATAGGCGGAGCCGATGGTTAAGCCGCATGGGGAACGTTTGCCGGGCACCGGGGCAGTTCTGCAAAGCAGCCGCTTAATCCCGGCTGTTAATTATTTTGGAGCGGCAACACAGATTGGTAAAACGCTTGCGCCATACTCCCGGGTATCTGCAAAAAATAACTGCCTGAGCCAAACAGACGGCTGCCGGGCATTTTTCAGACGGCCTGAACGGTTTTGGCAAAGGGCGGAATACGGGGCGGAGCGGCAATGGTTTTACCGCCGGACGGCTGTAAAACCGATGTAGGGCAGGGTTGGGCAGCAAATTTAAAACAACCGTGTGTCGGTCGGGTGAAAAGCCGGCCTGTGCCTGTGTTGTTCCGTTTCAACCCAAATATGCCCGGGCAAACCGGGAAACGGCGGGGGCGGCGGATTTCGGCAGGCTGTTATCGGAACCAGCCGCGCACGGCTTCGAGGCCGCAGAAATTGATGCAGGCATCGGCGTGTTGCCGCACTTTCGGTTTGGCGCGGTAGGCGATGCCCGTGCCGGCTGCAAGCAGCATGGGGATATCGTTGGCACCATCGCCCACCGCCGCCACCTGATGTTCGGCCAGCCCCAGTTTTTCGCGGTATCCGGCCAATAAATCGGCTTTGGTTTGGGCATCAATGATGCTGCCGGTGAGTTTGCCGGTTAAGCGGCCGTCTGAAATTTCTAAAACATTGGCGTGGTGGTATTCAAACCCCAGCCGCTGTTGCAGGCGGCCGGTAAAAAAAGTGAAGCCGCCCGACACCAGTAAAAACGCCACACCGTGTTTTTTGCACTCGGCCAGCAGGTATCCCGCACCGGGCGAGAGCTGCAGCACTTGCTCATACACCTGCTGCAACACCTGTTCGCCCAAGCCGGTCAATAAGGCAACGCGCCGGCGCAGCGACTGCTCGAAATCCAATTCGCCGCGCATGGCCTGCCCGGTGATCTCCGCCACTTGTGTTTTGAGGCCGGCACCGGCAGCGATTTCGTCTATGCATTCGATGGTAATCAGGGTGGAATCCATATCGCTCACCATCAGCCCCAAATCGGAAAAGGCCGAATCGGGCAGCACGGCATGGTCGATGCGTTGGCGCTCCAGCGCGGCGGCGGCATTTTCAGGCAGCCTGAACGTTGCGGAAACGGGAATGCGTAACACGCTGCCGTTTATTTCGGCCGAAGGCAGTTGCAGGGCGTTTAAAACGCTCAAATCACATTGGGAAAGGACGGGGTGTTGGAGAACGAGTACGTGCGGCATCATGGTTTGGGGCAAGGGTTGGAAAGCAGGATTATAAAAGAAAACGTTGCGGCCGTCTGAAAGCGGGTGTTCAGACGGCCTCAGGTGCGGGCAAGATTATGGTGTTACAAATATACGATTTCGCCGGTGCGGCCTTTGCTCTCTTTGCTGCTCCACCAAACAAACTGCGGCATGATGTCTTCGTAGTTTTTGCGCTCGCTGCGGGCTTCGCCGGGGTGGGTTTTCATGCGCAGCGGCGAATTGACGGCGCCGGGCACCAATACATTGGCGCGCAGGTTGTCGAAGCGCGACCATTCATCGGCGGCCACTTTGCACAAATAGTTCAGCGCGGCTTTGGATGCGCCGAATCCGCCCCAATAGGCTTTGGGCGTTTCGCCGTGGCTCTCGCCCACGAAAACTACCGAAGCATCGGGCGATTCTTTCAGCATCGGAAAAAAGGCGCGGGTCAGGCCCATCGGAGCAACGGTGTTGATGCGGTATTGGTTCACCCATTCGGCCACGGTTTGGAAATCGAGCGGCGAGAGGGCGTAGAAATAGCCGGCGCAATGCACGATGCCGTCAAGACGGTTGCCGGTGGCTTCGGCAACGGTGGCGGCAAAGCGGTCAAACTCGGCTTCTTCGGCGGTGAGCAGGTCGAAGCAGATGGCAAACGGCTCGGGGCTGCCGGCGGCGGCAATGTCGTCATACACTTTTTCGAGCTTTTTCTGGTGGCGCGCGACCAGCACCACAGTAGCGC
This genomic interval from Neisseria musculi contains the following:
- the lpdA gene encoding dihydrolipoyl dehydrogenase, whose protein sequence is MSQFDVVVIGAGPGGYIAAIRAAQLGLKTACIDAGVNKAGDAPALGGTCLNVGCIPSKALLQSSEHFHAAQHDFAEHGITVGNVKFNAAKMIERKDTIVTKLTGGIKFLFHKNKVESLFGKGSLKGRNGDLWQVEVDNKGEKSLIEAKNVIIATGSVPRPLPLVDIDNVNVLDNEGALNLTAVPKKLGVIGSGVIGLEMGSVWKRVGSEVTILEAMPTFLAAADQQIAKEAFKIFTKEQGLVIELGVKLNEIKNSKKGVTVAYEAGGQAKEETFDKLIVSIGRIPNTEGLNAEAAGLEKDGRGFIKVDDECRTNLPNVWAIGDVVRGPMLAHKASDEGVAVAERIAGQKPHLDFNTIPFVIYTDPEIAWVGKTEEQLKAEGANYKKGTSGFAANGRALGLGKAKGMVKVLADAETDRILGVHMIGPMVSELVAEGVTGLEFKASSEDIARIVHAHPTLSEVLHEASLAVDKRALHG
- a CDS encoding Fur family transcriptional regulator, whose product is MTTKQKILTQAKQDGVQVTALREQVLDIILQQTGVIKAYNVLSQMQQQSDGAVAPPTAYRALDFWAEQGVLHKVAAVNGYVLCSHARHDCSACCSEHGEAAHQSAFILVCTECGAVDEQTLSREWSALRAGVAAGGFALKEEHVVLTGTCKKCQQTKPKYT
- a CDS encoding CobW family GTP-binding protein; protein product: MPANKTKVHLISGFLGTGKTTAIKSLMEQKDPGEKWVIIVNEFGEIGIDGAVLSDNGIPVAEIAGGCLCCTAGAQLGATVQKMLRDAKPDRLVIEASGLAHAASVIDDLKVKPLREQLEIAAVFTVVDPRQFVNPDYAQQALYKDQIGVCDVLVASKTDLCTPEELAQFREQAAKLFPPKAKVAEVENARMEIAWLDIPVIEKPRYRLKGLSDNTMGFQSQGFTFPAGKNFDGEKLTDFFNGLPRFAEGLVRAKGVFQVMDTWVWLNWVDGKWGASQVSWRRDSRFELIAKSFDADLIEKKLGNALE
- a CDS encoding YegP family protein, coding for MAIFELKKSDSGEFHFNFVGDNDKTILRSEQYTSKASAQNGIESVRNNAGNDARYELKTSTSGKLYFNLKAANGQIIGTSMMYADEAGREAAVAGLKSSAAQAGVVEG
- the serB gene encoding phosphoserine phosphatase SerB; the protein is MPHVLVLQHPVLSQCDLSVLNALQLPSAEINGSVLRIPVSATFRLPENAAAALERQRIDHAVLPDSAFSDLGLMVSDMDSTLITIECIDEIAAGAGLKTQVAEITGQAMRGELDFEQSLRRRVALLTGLGEQVLQQVYEQVLQLSPGAGYLLAECKKHGVAFLLVSGGFTFFTGRLQQRLGFEYHHANVLEISDGRLTGKLTGSIIDAQTKADLLAGYREKLGLAEHQVAAVGDGANDIPMLLAAGTGIAYRAKPKVRQHADACINFCGLEAVRGWFR
- a CDS encoding SDR family oxidoreductase — protein: MKPLQDKIILVTGASQGIGEQVAKAYAAAGATVVLVARHQKKLEKVYDDIAAAGSPEPFAICFDLLTAEEAEFDRFAATVAEATGNRLDGIVHCAGYFYALSPLDFQTVAEWVNQYRINTVAPMGLTRAFFPMLKESPDASVVFVGESHGETPKAYWGGFGASKAALNYLCKVAADEWSRFDNLRANVLVPGAVNSPLRMKTHPGEARSERKNYEDIMPQFVWWSSKESKGRTGEIVYL